Below is a genomic region from Henckelia pumila isolate YLH828 chromosome 3, ASM3356847v2, whole genome shotgun sequence.
CTAGAGGTGATGTGCCGAGTATCAGGATTTTGTTGGAGTGCGTTGGTGATTTTGGGAAAATGGCAGGCCTTCGAGGCAATGCCATGAAATCCAGTATTTTCATGGCAGGGGTGGAGGAGCCTGACCGTGGGGAAATTCTGCGGATGTGTGGTTATCGCCTGGGTACCTTTCCTACTAGATATTTGGGTATTCCTTTAGCTGCGGCTCGGTTGACGGAGGCTGATTATGGGGTTCTTGTGGGAGCAATCTCCAAAAAGATTGCTTCTTGGCCCAGGCAAACTCTATCTGTTGCTGGGAAGTTGTAGTTGATTCGCTCGGTGGTTCAGGGTGTGGAATGCTTTTGGTTGTCGGTGTTGCCCATCCCTTGTGGTGTCATCAACAAGATTGAGACAGTTTGTAGAGGCTTCATGTGGTCAAGCAAGCATCCCCCGATTTTTTTGCGGAAGGTTTGCTATCCTATAGAGGATGGTGGATTGGGCATAcgagatttgagatcttggaacaAAGCGTTGCTTGCCAAGACCCTTAGGAATATCCACATGAAGAAAGATTCTCTTTGGGTTCGTTGGGTTCATCAGTACTATTGGAGTGAGGTGGTGGATTGGAGGAAACGAAAGGATGATACTATGCTCATCCACAAGTTGGTGGAGATTCATGATGAGTTAGTATTACTCTTTGGGAGTTGGAAGGGCGTGATGTTAGAGATGTCTCATTGGTTTGGGGGGAGACATGGACTGACTGAGGATTATAGGTGTTTTATCCCAGGGCAGGGTAGATGGCCGTGGAAACCATTTTTATGGAAACCACACATCTTACCCAAGCACAGATTTGCCCTTTTGATTTTCGCTCATGGGAAATTTTTGACCAAGGACCGACAGCCTTATGTTTTGGAGAAGGAGTGTGGGTTTTGTAGAGATGTACATGAGAGTGCACATCATTTATTCTTTGACTGTACAGTTGCTAGACAGTTATGGGGCAGATTTTGGATGTGGATGGGGGTGCAGTGCTCAGTGGGATCGTCTTCAGGACTTTTGAGACTGCTCCGCGGGAGGTTTAGGGGGACGACTTTGAGATCGAGGAGAT
It encodes:
- the LOC140888033 gene encoding uncharacterized protein — encoded protein: MWSSKHPPIFLRKVCYPIEDGGLGIRDLRSWNKALLAKTLRNIHMKKDSLWVRWVHQYYWSEVVDWRKRKDDTMLIHKLVEIHDELVLLFGSWKGVMLEMSHWFGGRHGLTEDYRCFIPGQGRWPWKPFLWKPHILPKHRFALLIFAHGKFLTKDRQPYVLEKECGFCRDVHESAHHLFFDCTVARQLWGRFWMWMGVQCSVGSSSGLLRLLRGRFRGTTLRSRRCQTGIAVLIYHIWSARNRAVFEDYRPDADAIFRKTLIHIHRSLYDD